tggtctgtgtgtttagtgCTCactcctgtgtcctctgtgtgtgtgtccaggtctactttgagtgtgtgctggttgtatgttgaaaaacactcccgcacagagcagagcagcacagatgatgtgaagatatttttacagaagaaaaccgttagagttaaaactaattttaaaaacgatcaaatcccaaagctctgaaagttggacaggATCTgagcttttttatttattgtaagtGAATTATGTTCTGTAACACTAGCCACATTGTTATGTAATGGTCGTGTTAAATTATCACGTGGTGTTTTGGTATTTCCATTTCCGGTTTCCTGCTTGACTGTATGTTATCaagataaatatatatttgactTTACTAAAGGTTAAACACAACTATACATATTAGTATTATTAAATcatgtcttgtgtgtttgtttctgtaatTAAGAGTCTTGTGTTGCCAGATTTGTCATTTGCAATAATACAATTCGTACATGTTTTTTGTTAATCCTCCCAGACTTCAGCACACGCAGCCTGAATCAATTGGGCATCCTGCTGCCTCCACCAGGccagagacctccagtgccaAGACCCTGATGGACATTGGGACCCGTCGGATCTTCAATGAGGACCATGATATCTTTAGACAGAGTGTCCGGCGCTTCTTTCAAGAGGAAGTGGTTCCACATCACAAAGAGTAGGTGAAAAATTATTGAACTAATTCTCAGTCTGTTCAGCTTCACATTAATCCCTGCTCTTTGATCTAGGTGGGAGAAGGCCGGTCAGGTGAGCAGGGAGGTGTGGGAGAAAGCTGGAGAGCAAGGCCTGTTGGGAGTAACGACACCAGAGGAGCATGGTGGCATTGGAGGAGACCTGTTTTCTGCAGCCATCACATGGGAGGAGCAGTGAGTTGTCCTtgattttaaaatctttttttctcattgatgacattttaaagtcCAAATATTGTGTTTATCCTCCAGAATGTATTCCAACTGCACAGGCCCAGGTTTTGCCTTGCACTCCGAAATTGTCATGCCCTACATTGTCAACTATGGCAGCAAGGAGCAGATTGAGCACTTCATTCCCAACATGACTGCTGGGAAATGTATTGCTGCAATCGCCATGACAGAGCCAGGAGCAGGCAGGTCAGGATGGATACACAACATGATAGAAATCAGCAAAATGTGATGTAGCTCTTATGACCCTGCTTCTTTATGTCATCAGTGATCTGCAGGGAGTGAGGACGTACGCCAAGAGAGACGGCAGTGACTGGATCCTCAATGGCAACAAGGTGCTGAGTGATAAAAGCAAAGTGCAGTAAATTTAGTAAAGAATTGCATCTCAAGCTTGACGTCTTTGTCTTCTCTTCTTTAGGTGTTCATCACAAACGGATGGATGTCCGACCTGGTGGTGGTCGTGACGGTGACCAACCGCGAAGCTAAGACAGCAGCACATGGCATCAGTCTCTTCCTGGTGGAGGATGGCATGAAGGGCTTCCAGAAAGGACGCAAGCTGGAGAAGATTGGTCTGAAAGCACAGGTACAGGTCACACAAATGTTTAACGTTGCAACGCAACTTCTCctctcaatgtttttttttggtctttcataggacacagctgagctgttttttgaagatgtcaGGCTCCCGGCTAGTGCCCTCTTGGGAGAAGTCAACAAAGGTTTCTACTACCTGATGAACGAGCTGCCCCAGGTGAAAGAACATTTACACACCCTTGTGAAGACATAACGCAGCAAAAACTGAACCAA
This region of Parambassis ranga chromosome 2, fParRan2.1, whole genome shotgun sequence genomic DNA includes:
- the LOC114445890 gene encoding long-chain specific acyl-CoA dehydrogenase, mitochondrial-like — translated: MCLCTFVSLDELFTVSLNILVRKMLVKRALKPCVFGLRNVCGPRQALAAVTARLQHTQPESIGHPAASTRPETSSAKTLMDIGTRRIFNEDHDIFRQSVRRFFQEEVVPHHKEWEKAGQVSREVWEKAGEQGLLGVTTPEEHGGIGGDLFSAAITWEEQMYSNCTGPGFALHSEIVMPYIVNYGSKEQIEHFIPNMTAGKCIAAIAMTEPGAGSDLQGVRTYAKRDGSDWILNGNKVFITNGWMSDLVVVVTVTNREAKTAAHGISLFLVEDGMKGFQKGRKLEKIGLKAQDTAELFFEDVRLPASALLGEVNKGFYYLMNELPQERLLIADMAIASCEFMFEETRNYVLQRKAFGKTIAHLQTVQHKLAELKTEICVGRSFVDNCLQLHAERRLDPSTVSMAKFWTSELQNKVATQCLQLHGGWGYMWEYPIAKAYVDSRVQPIYGGTNEIMKELIARNIVSQK